From the Oncorhynchus nerka isolate Pitt River linkage group LG28, Oner_Uvic_2.0, whole genome shotgun sequence genome, one window contains:
- the LOC115113063 gene encoding SMC5-SMC6 complex localization factor protein 2-like isoform X1, with product MLTCSVIMRKIQSEGNGRSIADYLSPKGSIVKDVIPLGLPGPKPSPAASYLQVTPMKPSQPRGCLSNPNTHPLPKRLPPLTSPGLDPVRAKPSPGPHPPQLPGVHHRAPGGGGGDEAKDGKANLTNPITRKIKTSHSPVTPNPSRSITLDPRVGTGTGISDVGSSSALFTAGLPLQSTPQYTAGDDRKDTMKNGCPLSHTMCSPVNPQQSGGSLDNRGTTQTSKLFTPVGTKSLSQKRGRNPDLEERTKGEEMANKKLRPEDYRPNSSPAPICTSHPPYGTASPSYLKKVFMKNSLNSGPILSLKERLTPKKTEGGMARGMEIVPTSPLSSPKPARQVFNNRGQPPCRNSVRENSNPQCRYSGMNHQSVNPQSVYSGSNLQSGHPANLPVKSASRGECSRGKEGRARAPESRGREPTGRTDRRTPKTVSRSHSSYSNCSSSLRHLGLAQNRNVTRPRGMSALSDDLNDLFTPDPITSSLSRAAMTFSSSPQRGDGSPSVHKILVSGVSATVCGASKRLQPTSVTSPREIPQISPSERISGPNIFPCKVAAVDPSKLLLGPNIYSPSFLRLESCGTDLTKLKTASYRTITCTSSGKPSSPKVESVTMEDVASKLKTSPTFPAVRRFADESVKTEAGPRSPGIPSAGLASPMDEHANLKNESSALKTIPLSASAKSSSLCKDESFNMGTADFKASTSSPFLTSPTSRLDRKGKEGEKRKEGDQKSLSFLEEGEKRSKMDNPQKSLIFLEEDPLDVELGLGLDLGLELELSQASSSSSSEDELPSLQQILDRTARPPDTPEKGTFTAPSTPVGPRHHSQLPVASKAKPASYRNNLDEMLKEKESIQRSKEMETKLRLSCEENLLRLAEEEEEDESAENMEAAISHQQREFLQRFSVVSSAIRDLHPGEAMFSLDNFGRLFSQHTLQLRHCNVSPRDTAQKTLLWSTPDQFRSHVSSELIQRAYRSSPCPPQVARWLFQMVSVHSDKLTCHQVLKALKDIACSAAEHMMLNKNERFEVWVPSVGDVTLVFMNMGVPFVTLFPLENLQPPFTEGDLLEGFQISTESLSSKQELSTFPEHNFDSVIKYLSQCTSLCPRAYSDGELLLLLTVVSRVGLDTQLTLQPTEHLRSLLRNLISSIRDWDVMLPRICMSLIDLSDDHHNLRWLVQLLPDNIRGKQLRRHLSVSAISKLLNIRCTYRPSNTEFQLSDLRRYLPRMRPSSLLRGLATFRRSQNAHREREEEEEDCASLDQQAYYLCYSLLALANEATNFEFFPPEQKNQLLLLCAELEKHIKCDIRESEKMLYRSKVKDFVARIYTKWQVLVQRTRPLQGKLYDYWQPLPEDAVSSSQESKHSHREREEEREDEETVMELEGKGEDEERIAENALSMEDERRETPEKYLAMEGEEGKVVKGEEEDKEERIAENALSMEDEEGKVVKGEEEDKGERIAEKALAMEDERGEMPEKYFAMEKEILEGDEKLLKMDELEEEEEELMEITLEESGEERKMEEKWTVVKAEERVTEKREAAAVEEGRKGPTEGETEERGNLEKDSEMEEKGEE from the exons TCAAAGATGTCATCCCTCTAGGGTTGCCTGGTCCCAAACCCTCCCCGGCCGCCTCCTACCTCCAGGTGACCCCCATGAAACCCTCTCAGCCCCGCGGATGCCTGTCCAACCCGAACACGCACCCCCTGCCAAAACGATTGCCACCCTTGACAAGCCCAGGACTGGACCCAGTGAGGGCCAAGCCCTCTCCTGGACCTCACCCTCCCCAACTGCCAGGGGTGCACCACCGAGCTcctgggggtggaggtggggatGAAGCCAAGGATGGCAAGGCCAACTTAACAAACCCCATCACCAGGAAGATAAAGACTTCCCACAGCCctgtgacccctaacccctctAGGAGTATAACCTTGGACCCTAGGGTTGGTACGGGAACAGGCATCAGTGATGTTGGGAGCTCTAGCGCTCTGTTTACTGCTGGCTTGCCCCTCCAGTCTACCCCCCAGTACACAGCAGGTGACGACAGGAAGGACACAATGAAGAACGGTTGTCCACTGTCACACACCATGTGTAGCCCTGTCAATCCACAGCAG AGTGGTGGTTCCCTGGACAACCGAGGAACCACTCAAACTAGCAAACTGTTCACTCCAG TAGGCACCAAATCCCTGTCGCAGAAGAGGGGTAGAAACCCAGACTTGGAGGAGAGAACGAAAGGGGAGGAAATGGCCAATAAGAAACTGCGTCCGGAGGACTATAGGCCAAACTCAAGCCCCGCCCCTATCTGTACCAGTCACCCACCCTATGGAACAGCCAG CCCATCCTACCTGAAGAAAGTCTTCATGAAAAACAGTCTGAACTCAGGTCCTATTCTGAGTTTGAAGGAGCGTCTCACCCCTAAGAagacggagggagggatggcGAGAGGGATGGAGATTGTTCCTACTTCTCCACTCTCTTCACCCAAGCCTGCGAGGCAGGTCTTTAACAACCGAGGACAACCACCATGCAGGAACAGTGTGAGGGAGAATAGCAATCCTCAGTGTAGATACAGTGGAATGAATCACCAATCTGTCAACCCTCAATCTGTTTATAGTGGTAGTAATCTCCAATCCGGTCACCCAGCGAACTTGCCTGTCAAAAGTGCTAGTAGAGGAGAATgcagcagagggaaagagggcAGAGCAAGAGCGccagagagtagaggaagagaaccGACAGGTCGCACCGACAGAAGAACCCCCAAAACTGTCTCGAGGTCTCACAGCTCATACTCCAACTGCTCTAGTTCTCTGCGCCATCTTGGATTGGCACAGAACCGAAACGTCACTCGCCCCCGGGGAATGTCGGCCTTGTCGGATGACCTGAATGACCTTTTCACTCCTGACCCCATAACCTCTAGCCTGTCGAGAGCAGCGATGACCTTTTCCTCCAGTCCCCAGAGAGGAGACGGGTCGCCCTCTGTACACAAGATTCTTGTGTCTGGTGTGTCGGCTACAGTCTGTGGTGCTTCTAAAAGACTGCAGCCCACCTCTGTAACAAGCCCCAGAGAAATCCCCCAAATCTCCCCCTCGGAGCGAATCTCTGGCCCCAATATCTTTCCCTGTAAGGTAGCGGCAGTGGACCCCTCTAAACTACTCCTGGGCCCTAACATCTACTCTCCCTCTTTTTTAAGGCTGGAGTCGTGCGGGACTGACTTGACTAAATTAAAGACCGCCTCGTACAGGACCATCACCTGCACTTCCTCAGGGAAGCCATCATCCCCTAAGGTTGAGTCTGTTACGATGGAGGATGTCGCATCCAAACTGAAAACGAGTCCTACTTTTCCCGCTGTGAGACGGTTTGCGGATGAGTCTGTTAAGACAGAGGCAGGACCCAGATCTCCTGGTATTCCTTCAGCGGGCTTGGCGTCACCTATGGATGAGCATGCCAACCTCAAGAATGAGTCTTCCGCCCTGAAAACTATCCCCCTCTCAGCCTCCGCAAAGTCCTCATCCTTGTGTAAGGACGAGTCGTTTAACATGGGGACTGCAGACTTCAAAGCCAGCACCAGCTCTCCCTTCCTCACTTCTCCCACCTCACGATTGGACCGAAAAGGAAAGGAGGGTGaaaagaggaaggaaggagaccaGAAGAGTTTATCATTCCTCGAGGAAGGAGAAAAAAGAAGCAAGATGGACAATCCCCAGAAAAGTCTGATATTTCTGGAGGAGGACCCTCTGGATGTGGAGCTGGGCCTAGGCCTCGACCTGGGTCTAGAGTTGGAGCTATCTcaggccagcagcagcagcagcagtgaggacGAGCTGCCATCCCTGCAGCAGATCCTGGACCGTACCGCCCGCCCCCCAGACACCCCAGAGAAAGGAACCTTCACTGCACCCAGCACCCCTGTTGGGCCCCGACACCACAGCCAGCTG CCTGTGGCGTCTAAAGCCAAACCCGCGAGTTACAGGAACAACCTGGACGAGATGCTGAAGGAAAAGGAGAGCATTCAAAG GTCTAAGGAGATGGAGACCAAGCTGCGTCTGTCCTGTGAGGAGAACCTGCTGAGActggcggaggaggaggaggaggatgagagcgcAGAGAACATGGAGGCGGCCATCTCCCACCAGCAGAG GGAGTTCCTGCAGCGTTTCTCGGTGGTGTCCAGTGCCATCCGAGACCTGCACCCCGGCGAAGCGATGTTTAGCCTGGACAACTTTGGCCGTCTTTTCAGCCAACACACACTGCAGCTGAGACACTGTAACGTCTCCCCTCGAGACACCGCACAGAAAACACTACTCTG GTCCACTCCAGACCAGTTCAGGTCCCATGTCAGTTCCGAGCTGATCCAGAGAGCCTACCgctcctccccctgccctccccagGTGGCCCGGTGGCTCTTCCAG aTGGTGTCAGTCCACTCAGACAAGCTGACCTGTCATCAGGTACTAAAGGCCCTTAAAGATATTGCCTGCTCCGCTGCTGAACACATGATGCTGAATAAGAATGAGCGCTTTGAGGTGTGGGTGCCCAGTGTTGGAGACGTGACCCTGGTCTTCATGAACATGGGGGTTCCCTTCGTCACCCTGTTCCCCCTGGAGAACCTACAACCCCCCTTCACTGAAGGAGACCTGCT aGAGGGCTTCCAGATCAGCACAGAGAGCCTGTCCAGTAAGCAGGAGCTCAGCACTTTCCCTGAACACAACTTTGATAGCGTCATCAAGTACCTGTCTCAATGTACGTCGTTGTGCCCGCGGGCCTACAGTGACGGAGAACTGTTGTTACTCCTGACGGTGGTGAGCAGAGTGGGCTTGGACACACAGCTCACCCTCCAGCCCACTGAGCACCTCCGCTCTCTACTGCGCAACCTGATCAGCAGCATCAGGGACTGGGACGTCATG CTGCCCAGGATCTGCATGTCGCTGATTGACCTGAGTGATGACCACCACAACCTGCGCTGGTTGGTCCAGCTACTGCCAGACAACATTCGCGGCAAGCAACTCAGGAGACACCTCAGTGTGTCGGCCATCTCCAAGCTGCTGAACATCAGATGCACTTACAGGCCCTCCAATACAGAGTTCCAGCTGTCAGACCTGCGTCGGTACCTCCCCCGCATGCGCCCATCCTCACTCCTCCGGGGCCTGGCCACCTTCAGGAGGAGTCAAaacgcacacagagagagggaagaggaggaagaggactgtgccTCTCTGGACCAGCAG GCTTACTACCTCTGCTACAGCCTCCTGGCCCTGGCTAACGAAGCCACCAACTTTGAGTTCTTCCCTCCGGAGCAGAAGAACCAGTTGTTGTTGCTATGTGCTGAGCTGGAGAAACACATCAAGTGTGACATCAGGGAGAGTGAGAAGATGCTGTACAGGAGTAAG gtGAAAGACTTTGTAGCCAGGATCTACACCAAGTGGCAGGTGCTGGTCCAGAGAACCAGGCCTCTCCAG GGTAAACTGTATGACTACTGGCAGCCTCTGCCTGAGGACGCAGTGAGCAGCAGCCAGGAGAGCAAACACtcccacagggagagagaagaggagagagaggatgaggagacagTCATGGAgttggaaggaaaaggagaagACGAGGAGAGGATTGCAGAAAATGCTTTGTCCATGGAGGATGAAAGACGAGAGACACCGGAAAAATACTTGGCCATGGAGGGTGAAGAGGGGAAAGTggtgaaaggagaagaggaggataagGAGGAGAGGATTGCAGAAAATGCTTTGTCCATGGAGGATGAAGAGGGGAAAGTggtgaaaggagaagaggaggataagGGGGAGAGGATTGCAGAAAAGGCTTTGGCCATGGAGGATGAAAGAGGAGAGATGCCAGAAAAATACTTTGCCATGGAGAAGGAGATTCTAGAAGGGGATGAGAAGTTGCTGAAGATGGATGAgttggaagaggaggaagaggagctgaTGGAAATTACTTTAGAGGAGTCCGGTGAGGAACGAAAGATGGAGGAAAAATGGACAGTAGTCAAGGCGGAGGAGAGGGTCACAGAAAAAAGGGAAGCAGCAGcagtggaggagggaaggaaaggaccgactgaaggagagactgaggagaggggCAATTTAGAGAAAGattcagagatggaggagaaaggtgaagaatga
- the LOC115113063 gene encoding SMC5-SMC6 complex localization factor protein 2-like isoform X2, whose amino-acid sequence MKPSQPRGCLSNPNTHPLPKRLPPLTSPGLDPVRAKPSPGPHPPQLPGVHHRAPGGGGGDEAKDGKANLTNPITRKIKTSHSPVTPNPSRSITLDPRVGTGTGISDVGSSSALFTAGLPLQSTPQYTAGDDRKDTMKNGCPLSHTMCSPVNPQQSGGSLDNRGTTQTSKLFTPVGTKSLSQKRGRNPDLEERTKGEEMANKKLRPEDYRPNSSPAPICTSHPPYGTASPSYLKKVFMKNSLNSGPILSLKERLTPKKTEGGMARGMEIVPTSPLSSPKPARQVFNNRGQPPCRNSVRENSNPQCRYSGMNHQSVNPQSVYSGSNLQSGHPANLPVKSASRGECSRGKEGRARAPESRGREPTGRTDRRTPKTVSRSHSSYSNCSSSLRHLGLAQNRNVTRPRGMSALSDDLNDLFTPDPITSSLSRAAMTFSSSPQRGDGSPSVHKILVSGVSATVCGASKRLQPTSVTSPREIPQISPSERISGPNIFPCKVAAVDPSKLLLGPNIYSPSFLRLESCGTDLTKLKTASYRTITCTSSGKPSSPKVESVTMEDVASKLKTSPTFPAVRRFADESVKTEAGPRSPGIPSAGLASPMDEHANLKNESSALKTIPLSASAKSSSLCKDESFNMGTADFKASTSSPFLTSPTSRLDRKGKEGEKRKEGDQKSLSFLEEGEKRSKMDNPQKSLIFLEEDPLDVELGLGLDLGLELELSQASSSSSSEDELPSLQQILDRTARPPDTPEKGTFTAPSTPVGPRHHSQLPVASKAKPASYRNNLDEMLKEKESIQRSKEMETKLRLSCEENLLRLAEEEEEDESAENMEAAISHQQREFLQRFSVVSSAIRDLHPGEAMFSLDNFGRLFSQHTLQLRHCNVSPRDTAQKTLLWSTPDQFRSHVSSELIQRAYRSSPCPPQVARWLFQMVSVHSDKLTCHQVLKALKDIACSAAEHMMLNKNERFEVWVPSVGDVTLVFMNMGVPFVTLFPLENLQPPFTEGDLLEGFQISTESLSSKQELSTFPEHNFDSVIKYLSQCTSLCPRAYSDGELLLLLTVVSRVGLDTQLTLQPTEHLRSLLRNLISSIRDWDVMLPRICMSLIDLSDDHHNLRWLVQLLPDNIRGKQLRRHLSVSAISKLLNIRCTYRPSNTEFQLSDLRRYLPRMRPSSLLRGLATFRRSQNAHREREEEEEDCASLDQQAYYLCYSLLALANEATNFEFFPPEQKNQLLLLCAELEKHIKCDIRESEKMLYRSKVKDFVARIYTKWQVLVQRTRPLQGKLYDYWQPLPEDAVSSSQESKHSHREREEEREDEETVMELEGKGEDEERIAENALSMEDERRETPEKYLAMEGEEGKVVKGEEEDKEERIAENALSMEDEEGKVVKGEEEDKGERIAEKALAMEDERGEMPEKYFAMEKEILEGDEKLLKMDELEEEEEELMEITLEESGEERKMEEKWTVVKAEERVTEKREAAAVEEGRKGPTEGETEERGNLEKDSEMEEKGEE is encoded by the exons ATGAAACCCTCTCAGCCCCGCGGATGCCTGTCCAACCCGAACACGCACCCCCTGCCAAAACGATTGCCACCCTTGACAAGCCCAGGACTGGACCCAGTGAGGGCCAAGCCCTCTCCTGGACCTCACCCTCCCCAACTGCCAGGGGTGCACCACCGAGCTcctgggggtggaggtggggatGAAGCCAAGGATGGCAAGGCCAACTTAACAAACCCCATCACCAGGAAGATAAAGACTTCCCACAGCCctgtgacccctaacccctctAGGAGTATAACCTTGGACCCTAGGGTTGGTACGGGAACAGGCATCAGTGATGTTGGGAGCTCTAGCGCTCTGTTTACTGCTGGCTTGCCCCTCCAGTCTACCCCCCAGTACACAGCAGGTGACGACAGGAAGGACACAATGAAGAACGGTTGTCCACTGTCACACACCATGTGTAGCCCTGTCAATCCACAGCAG AGTGGTGGTTCCCTGGACAACCGAGGAACCACTCAAACTAGCAAACTGTTCACTCCAG TAGGCACCAAATCCCTGTCGCAGAAGAGGGGTAGAAACCCAGACTTGGAGGAGAGAACGAAAGGGGAGGAAATGGCCAATAAGAAACTGCGTCCGGAGGACTATAGGCCAAACTCAAGCCCCGCCCCTATCTGTACCAGTCACCCACCCTATGGAACAGCCAG CCCATCCTACCTGAAGAAAGTCTTCATGAAAAACAGTCTGAACTCAGGTCCTATTCTGAGTTTGAAGGAGCGTCTCACCCCTAAGAagacggagggagggatggcGAGAGGGATGGAGATTGTTCCTACTTCTCCACTCTCTTCACCCAAGCCTGCGAGGCAGGTCTTTAACAACCGAGGACAACCACCATGCAGGAACAGTGTGAGGGAGAATAGCAATCCTCAGTGTAGATACAGTGGAATGAATCACCAATCTGTCAACCCTCAATCTGTTTATAGTGGTAGTAATCTCCAATCCGGTCACCCAGCGAACTTGCCTGTCAAAAGTGCTAGTAGAGGAGAATgcagcagagggaaagagggcAGAGCAAGAGCGccagagagtagaggaagagaaccGACAGGTCGCACCGACAGAAGAACCCCCAAAACTGTCTCGAGGTCTCACAGCTCATACTCCAACTGCTCTAGTTCTCTGCGCCATCTTGGATTGGCACAGAACCGAAACGTCACTCGCCCCCGGGGAATGTCGGCCTTGTCGGATGACCTGAATGACCTTTTCACTCCTGACCCCATAACCTCTAGCCTGTCGAGAGCAGCGATGACCTTTTCCTCCAGTCCCCAGAGAGGAGACGGGTCGCCCTCTGTACACAAGATTCTTGTGTCTGGTGTGTCGGCTACAGTCTGTGGTGCTTCTAAAAGACTGCAGCCCACCTCTGTAACAAGCCCCAGAGAAATCCCCCAAATCTCCCCCTCGGAGCGAATCTCTGGCCCCAATATCTTTCCCTGTAAGGTAGCGGCAGTGGACCCCTCTAAACTACTCCTGGGCCCTAACATCTACTCTCCCTCTTTTTTAAGGCTGGAGTCGTGCGGGACTGACTTGACTAAATTAAAGACCGCCTCGTACAGGACCATCACCTGCACTTCCTCAGGGAAGCCATCATCCCCTAAGGTTGAGTCTGTTACGATGGAGGATGTCGCATCCAAACTGAAAACGAGTCCTACTTTTCCCGCTGTGAGACGGTTTGCGGATGAGTCTGTTAAGACAGAGGCAGGACCCAGATCTCCTGGTATTCCTTCAGCGGGCTTGGCGTCACCTATGGATGAGCATGCCAACCTCAAGAATGAGTCTTCCGCCCTGAAAACTATCCCCCTCTCAGCCTCCGCAAAGTCCTCATCCTTGTGTAAGGACGAGTCGTTTAACATGGGGACTGCAGACTTCAAAGCCAGCACCAGCTCTCCCTTCCTCACTTCTCCCACCTCACGATTGGACCGAAAAGGAAAGGAGGGTGaaaagaggaaggaaggagaccaGAAGAGTTTATCATTCCTCGAGGAAGGAGAAAAAAGAAGCAAGATGGACAATCCCCAGAAAAGTCTGATATTTCTGGAGGAGGACCCTCTGGATGTGGAGCTGGGCCTAGGCCTCGACCTGGGTCTAGAGTTGGAGCTATCTcaggccagcagcagcagcagcagtgaggacGAGCTGCCATCCCTGCAGCAGATCCTGGACCGTACCGCCCGCCCCCCAGACACCCCAGAGAAAGGAACCTTCACTGCACCCAGCACCCCTGTTGGGCCCCGACACCACAGCCAGCTG CCTGTGGCGTCTAAAGCCAAACCCGCGAGTTACAGGAACAACCTGGACGAGATGCTGAAGGAAAAGGAGAGCATTCAAAG GTCTAAGGAGATGGAGACCAAGCTGCGTCTGTCCTGTGAGGAGAACCTGCTGAGActggcggaggaggaggaggaggatgagagcgcAGAGAACATGGAGGCGGCCATCTCCCACCAGCAGAG GGAGTTCCTGCAGCGTTTCTCGGTGGTGTCCAGTGCCATCCGAGACCTGCACCCCGGCGAAGCGATGTTTAGCCTGGACAACTTTGGCCGTCTTTTCAGCCAACACACACTGCAGCTGAGACACTGTAACGTCTCCCCTCGAGACACCGCACAGAAAACACTACTCTG GTCCACTCCAGACCAGTTCAGGTCCCATGTCAGTTCCGAGCTGATCCAGAGAGCCTACCgctcctccccctgccctccccagGTGGCCCGGTGGCTCTTCCAG aTGGTGTCAGTCCACTCAGACAAGCTGACCTGTCATCAGGTACTAAAGGCCCTTAAAGATATTGCCTGCTCCGCTGCTGAACACATGATGCTGAATAAGAATGAGCGCTTTGAGGTGTGGGTGCCCAGTGTTGGAGACGTGACCCTGGTCTTCATGAACATGGGGGTTCCCTTCGTCACCCTGTTCCCCCTGGAGAACCTACAACCCCCCTTCACTGAAGGAGACCTGCT aGAGGGCTTCCAGATCAGCACAGAGAGCCTGTCCAGTAAGCAGGAGCTCAGCACTTTCCCTGAACACAACTTTGATAGCGTCATCAAGTACCTGTCTCAATGTACGTCGTTGTGCCCGCGGGCCTACAGTGACGGAGAACTGTTGTTACTCCTGACGGTGGTGAGCAGAGTGGGCTTGGACACACAGCTCACCCTCCAGCCCACTGAGCACCTCCGCTCTCTACTGCGCAACCTGATCAGCAGCATCAGGGACTGGGACGTCATG CTGCCCAGGATCTGCATGTCGCTGATTGACCTGAGTGATGACCACCACAACCTGCGCTGGTTGGTCCAGCTACTGCCAGACAACATTCGCGGCAAGCAACTCAGGAGACACCTCAGTGTGTCGGCCATCTCCAAGCTGCTGAACATCAGATGCACTTACAGGCCCTCCAATACAGAGTTCCAGCTGTCAGACCTGCGTCGGTACCTCCCCCGCATGCGCCCATCCTCACTCCTCCGGGGCCTGGCCACCTTCAGGAGGAGTCAAaacgcacacagagagagggaagaggaggaagaggactgtgccTCTCTGGACCAGCAG GCTTACTACCTCTGCTACAGCCTCCTGGCCCTGGCTAACGAAGCCACCAACTTTGAGTTCTTCCCTCCGGAGCAGAAGAACCAGTTGTTGTTGCTATGTGCTGAGCTGGAGAAACACATCAAGTGTGACATCAGGGAGAGTGAGAAGATGCTGTACAGGAGTAAG gtGAAAGACTTTGTAGCCAGGATCTACACCAAGTGGCAGGTGCTGGTCCAGAGAACCAGGCCTCTCCAG GGTAAACTGTATGACTACTGGCAGCCTCTGCCTGAGGACGCAGTGAGCAGCAGCCAGGAGAGCAAACACtcccacagggagagagaagaggagagagaggatgaggagacagTCATGGAgttggaaggaaaaggagaagACGAGGAGAGGATTGCAGAAAATGCTTTGTCCATGGAGGATGAAAGACGAGAGACACCGGAAAAATACTTGGCCATGGAGGGTGAAGAGGGGAAAGTggtgaaaggagaagaggaggataagGAGGAGAGGATTGCAGAAAATGCTTTGTCCATGGAGGATGAAGAGGGGAAAGTggtgaaaggagaagaggaggataagGGGGAGAGGATTGCAGAAAAGGCTTTGGCCATGGAGGATGAAAGAGGAGAGATGCCAGAAAAATACTTTGCCATGGAGAAGGAGATTCTAGAAGGGGATGAGAAGTTGCTGAAGATGGATGAgttggaagaggaggaagaggagctgaTGGAAATTACTTTAGAGGAGTCCGGTGAGGAACGAAAGATGGAGGAAAAATGGACAGTAGTCAAGGCGGAGGAGAGGGTCACAGAAAAAAGGGAAGCAGCAGcagtggaggagggaaggaaaggaccgactgaaggagagactgaggagaggggCAATTTAGAGAAAGattcagagatggaggagaaaggtgaagaatga